DNA from Pseudomonadota bacterium:
CGGTCCGGCCAGTTCGGCTGCTGCAGTACCGGGAAATTCTGCCAGCTCGTTTTACTCCAGTTACTCATTGTCGGGGTACTCCTTTAAAATAGTGTTCAGAAGCCGGAAGCCGGAAGCCAGGCGCCGGAATAAAAAACTTGAATTCCGTCTGGCCGGGCTTAAAATTCTTCACTCTTCACTCTTCACTCTTCACTCTTCACTCTTCACTCTTCACTCTTCACTCTTCACTCTTCACTCTTCACTACCTCATCCTTCCGGGGCATGCGGCAGGGCGCAGGGACCGCCGGCACAGCACACTTCCACGTCGAAGGCATTCAATATCCGCAACTCCTTTTCCCGTCGGTCGCTTTTTGGGGCAGGAGTTGGAGCCGTTTCAGCCGCGAGCTTATCCAATGTCGTGCGGTCCGGAATGGCGTCCAGACCCTGGCCGATCACCTTGCCGGTTGCGGTGTCGAGCAACTCGGCATCCTCGCCGTTGGTCACCATGGCATAAGGGATGATCCGGTCTTCGCAGAAAACCCGGGCGGCGGCGAGAGCAGGTCGTTCGCGGGTGACCAGCGACCCCGGTCCGTAACGGATCATGAGGAC
Protein-coding regions in this window:
- a CDS encoding type I restriction enzyme HsdR N-terminal domain-containing protein, producing MADVTSHHMIYGTTTDYVTGEMIVDTDDERYRQKLCRLLVEEKGHRKEDLEVRQKIETLFAGQFVVSRIDIIVKAGDRRVLMIRYGPGSLVTRERPALAAARVFCEDRIIPYAMVTNGEDAELLDTATGKVIGQGLDAIPDRTTLDKLAAETAPTPAPKSDRREKELRILNAFDVEVCCAGGPCALPHAPEG